The DNA region AACTGGTCGGCGTCCTTCGAACCGTTCAAGGGCTGGCGGCCACAAGCCAAAAGCCCCTGAAGCTCTACCTCGACATCGATCAGGGAACCTACTGGATGATGCTGGTGGAGGGCAAGGAGGAGCGAATCCCTCTTGATCCCGCCTGGAAGATCCCTCGTTCGCTCCCGGAATCGATTCGATTTACGGAGGTCTCCATCGGTCAAGACAAACGATTTTCCGGACGAGTCGACGTGTCCTTCTTCGCCAATGGCCGGATTGAGCCGGTCACACTGTATCTGACGGATGCGAAGAACAATCTCTTGGGATTGGCGGTCGATTCATTGACAGGAGGAATTCGAGTCAGCGACGAACGACTCGACCCTCCCCTGAACCCCATCATCCCCGACCGAGTCCGGTTGCTGTTGAAGCCAAACCAGCAAGGAGGGGCGGGAGCCTCGCAGAGAGGGTTGTTTCCGAACCAGTAGTCGATTGCAATGGCCCACGATGGACATCGAACCACGCCTCACGAAGATGGATTCACGCTGCTCGAAGTGCTACTCGCCATCGCCCTGCTGGCGATCGCGCTCCCGATTCTTCTCGGCCTTAGAAATTTCGACCTGGGCCTTCAAGAGAGAGCGTCCGAACTGACCTCCGCCACCCTGCTGGCCCAGGAGAAACTATTGGAGACCGAACTCTCGGGACAATATGCCATCGGGGAAACCAGCGGAGAGTTCCTGAACCTCCCGCTTGGCGCCCAAACCGCCATCCAAGCAGTTCCACGAGCGATCGGGTACAGATGGAAACGGACGATCGCCCCCACTCCATTGGAGTTGATTCGGGAGATCCGGATCAAAGTCTCGTGGCTGCGGGGCGAGCTGGAAGAATCACTAGAGGTCAGCACCTATGTCTTTGCCGGCCGTTCCACTTTCTAAACCCGACGCGGGCTTTACGCTCGTCGAGGTCTTGG from Nitrospirota bacterium includes:
- a CDS encoding prepilin-type N-terminal cleavage/methylation domain-containing protein, giving the protein MAHDGHRTTPHEDGFTLLEVLLAIALLAIALPILLGLRNFDLGLQERASELTSATLLAQEKLLETELSGQYAIGETSGEFLNLPLGAQTAIQAVPRAIGYRWKRTIAPTPLELIREIRIKVSWLRGELEESLEVSTYVFAGRSTF